A genome region from Sphingobium sp. CR2-8 includes the following:
- a CDS encoding tetratricopeptide repeat protein, giving the protein MKRTSSWIVGLCLPGAFLLPGVALAQLDQSQLVRPLGAADLNTNLARLASNPRDVSALIGAGEAALALDDPRAATGFFARAEAIEGSNGRIKAGLGRVMLKLQNPREALRQFDLATRLGYAETTLFSDRGLARDMTGDQAGAQRDYQAALQRTPDDDELVRRYAASLGISGQVAASEKILQPLLYKSDRAAWRYRAFILAMNNRQADAKKLALQTMPAQLATAIIPYMEKMPYLTAAQKAAAVHFGHFPAQIGTSIVAITPTPPAPGVAVAASPPPTTVAAATPARTKPLSRSEQRRQQREAARLARAERQAAARRPAQPRLAQADTTPPANPPAARTPQQTAPQPAQQPTPQSSRTPPAPQVQPLPATPAASAPDPTPQPTTSRPTTAPAAVQGPPAPGFDSVDRAPTRTTLPQSQPSTSVAPQTPTALAQASPPATQPSAAATQAPTQSLPPTPQPDPEATRSLADIIRAIDVPEAERQPTVAAVDLAEIAAVQAARRAERQAAAASAAEKAKKEATAKAKAEAAAKAKKEAEEKKRLADNPSRNWLQVGVGQSKGALGFTMNALRRKYTILAKQDGWSAAWGRTNRLLVGPFASFTRARELETSLKKDGADAFAWKSDAGEVVEKLGD; this is encoded by the coding sequence GTGAAACGTACGTCTTCTTGGATCGTCGGTCTTTGCCTTCCCGGCGCGTTCCTCCTTCCCGGCGTCGCGCTGGCGCAACTGGACCAGTCGCAACTGGTCCGTCCGCTGGGCGCCGCCGACCTCAACACCAACCTGGCGCGCCTCGCGTCCAACCCGCGCGATGTCTCCGCGCTGATCGGTGCTGGCGAAGCCGCGCTGGCGCTGGACGATCCCCGCGCGGCCACCGGCTTCTTCGCCCGCGCCGAAGCGATCGAGGGCAGCAACGGCCGGATCAAGGCCGGGCTGGGGCGAGTGATGCTCAAGCTGCAAAACCCCCGTGAAGCCCTGCGCCAGTTCGATCTCGCCACGCGGCTGGGCTATGCCGAAACGACCCTGTTCTCCGATCGCGGCCTGGCGCGGGACATGACCGGCGATCAGGCCGGGGCGCAGCGCGACTATCAGGCGGCGCTGCAACGCACCCCCGACGACGATGAACTGGTGCGCCGCTATGCCGCATCGCTCGGCATTTCCGGACAGGTCGCGGCGTCCGAAAAAATCCTGCAACCTTTGCTCTACAAGAGCGATCGCGCCGCCTGGCGCTATCGCGCGTTCATCCTGGCGATGAACAACCGGCAGGCGGATGCCAAGAAGCTGGCGTTGCAGACCATGCCCGCCCAACTGGCCACTGCCATCATCCCCTATATGGAAAAAATGCCCTATCTGACCGCCGCGCAAAAGGCCGCAGCCGTGCATTTCGGCCATTTCCCGGCGCAGATCGGCACCAGCATCGTCGCGATCACGCCGACCCCGCCCGCACCGGGCGTCGCCGTCGCCGCCAGTCCGCCGCCGACCACCGTCGCGGCGGCAACCCCGGCCAGGACGAAACCGCTCAGCCGCAGCGAACAGCGCCGCCAACAGCGCGAGGCGGCCCGGCTCGCGCGCGCGGAGCGGCAGGCCGCTGCCCGCCGTCCGGCCCAGCCGCGACTGGCGCAGGCCGACACGACGCCGCCTGCCAACCCGCCCGCCGCCCGGACCCCGCAACAGACCGCGCCCCAGCCTGCGCAACAGCCGACGCCACAGTCCAGCCGCACGCCGCCCGCACCGCAGGTCCAGCCACTACCGGCAACCCCTGCTGCCAGCGCACCGGACCCAACACCCCAACCGACCACGTCACGTCCGACAACCGCGCCCGCCGCCGTGCAGGGACCACCCGCGCCCGGCTTCGATTCGGTCGATCGCGCGCCTACCCGCACCACGCTGCCCCAAAGCCAGCCGTCTACAAGCGTAGCGCCGCAGACCCCGACGGCTCTTGCACAGGCGTCCCCGCCTGCCACCCAGCCATCGGCGGCCGCAACCCAGGCCCCGACCCAGTCCCTTCCACCCACGCCGCAGCCTGATCCGGAAGCCACGCGCAGTCTGGCGGACATCATCCGCGCCATCGACGTGCCCGAAGCGGAACGGCAGCCCACCGTCGCCGCCGTGGACCTGGCCGAAATCGCCGCCGTCCAGGCCGCCCGCCGCGCCGAACGCCAGGCCGCCGCCGCCTCCGCCGCCGAAAAGGCGAAGAAGGAGGCCACGGCCAAGGCCAAGGCGGAGGCTGCCGCCAAGGCGAAGAAGGAGGCCGAGGAAAAGAAGCGCCTCGCCGACAATCCCTCGCGCAACTGGCTGCAAGTCGGCGTCGGCCAGAGCAAGGGCGCGCTGGGCTTCACCATGAATGCGCTGCGCAGGAAATATACGATCCTCGCCAAACAGGATGGCTGGAGCGCTGCCTGGGGCCGCACCAACCGCCTGCTGGTCGGTCCCTTCGCCAGCTTCACCCGCGCCAGGGAACTGGAAACCAGCCTCAAGAAAGACGGCGCCGACGCCTTCGCCTGGAAAAGCGACGCCGGGGAAGTCGTGGAGAAGCTGGGCGATTGA
- a CDS encoding deoxyguanosinetriphosphate triphosphohydrolase, with translation MTTLASYACHPAASRGRLYPEEGGERRGPRDMFQRDRDRIIHSIAFRRLRHKTQVFVSPDGDHFRVRLTHSLEVAQIGRTTARTLGLNEDLTEALCLAHDIGHPPFGHAGEDALEAAMEDHGGFDHNAHTLRTLMLLESPYPRFPGLNLSWEMLEGLAKHNGPVTHPGWAMRELDTLCPLDLASHASLEAQLAAIADDIAYDNHDIDDGLRAGLLTLDQLMDVPFVATCWDRVRARYPDVAQDRLLRELVREQIGVMATDLIDSTRANIAASGVETVADVRAFGETLVAFSPDLAAQERELKRFMYATLYHHPEQLAAADRARVIVTDLFRAYRDDPALMPPEWRDDCVLEEPARSRHIADFIAGMTDRYAEKRHAEIYGAMALAD, from the coding sequence ATGACGACGCTCGCCTCCTATGCCTGCCATCCCGCCGCCAGCCGCGGTCGCCTCTATCCCGAAGAGGGCGGGGAAAGGCGCGGGCCGCGCGATATGTTTCAGCGCGACCGCGATCGCATCATCCACTCGATCGCGTTCCGGCGGCTGCGTCACAAGACGCAGGTGTTCGTCTCGCCCGACGGCGATCATTTTCGCGTCCGCCTGACCCACAGCCTGGAAGTCGCGCAGATCGGCCGCACCACCGCGCGCACGCTGGGCCTCAACGAAGATCTGACCGAAGCGCTCTGCCTTGCCCACGACATCGGCCATCCCCCCTTCGGCCATGCCGGGGAGGACGCGCTGGAAGCGGCGATGGAGGATCATGGCGGCTTCGATCACAACGCCCATACGCTGCGCACGCTGATGCTGCTCGAAAGCCCCTATCCGCGTTTCCCCGGTCTCAATCTCAGCTGGGAAATGCTGGAGGGGCTGGCCAAGCATAATGGCCCCGTCACCCACCCCGGCTGGGCTATGCGCGAACTCGACACGCTCTGTCCGCTCGACCTTGCCAGCCATGCCTCGCTGGAGGCGCAGCTGGCCGCGATCGCGGACGACATTGCCTATGACAATCACGACATAGACGATGGCCTGCGCGCGGGCCTGCTGACGCTCGACCAGTTGATGGACGTGCCTTTCGTCGCGACCTGCTGGGACCGGGTGCGCGCCCGCTATCCCGATGTGGCGCAGGACCGGCTGCTGCGCGAACTGGTGCGCGAGCAGATCGGCGTGATGGCCACCGACCTCATCGACTCCACCCGCGCCAACATCGCCGCATCGGGCGTGGAGACGGTCGCGGACGTCCGTGCCTTCGGCGAAACCCTCGTCGCCTTCTCGCCGGACCTCGCCGCGCAGGAGCGCGAACTCAAACGCTTCATGTACGCCACCCTCTATCATCATCCCGAACAGCTTGCCGCCGCTGATCGCGCGCGGGTGATCGTCACCGACCTGTTCCGCGCCTATCGCGACGACCCAGCCCTGATGCCGCCCGAATGGCGCGACGATTGCGTGCTGGAAGAACCCGCCCGCAGCCGCCACATTGCGGACTTCATCGCGGGCATGACCGATCGCTACGCCGAAAAGCGTCATGCGGAAATCTACGGCGCCATGGCGCTGGCGGATTGA
- the gcvT gene encoding glycine cleavage system aminomethyltransferase GcvT yields MSGNDDIATLAEELPLEALPLDAWHRARGARMVGFAGYHMPIQYEGIMAEHSWTREHAGLFDVSHMGQLSFSGEAVDAALEHLLPSDIKGLKPFRQRYSMLLDQEGGILDDLMVSRLGDGAFDGADIYMVVNGATKYDDIGWMIEHLPDAVVMNHMADQALLALQGPEAGEALAALIPETADLLFMQSGQFIWRGVTLWISRSGYTGEDGFEISLPADDATLLADALCALPQVKPIGLGARDSLRLEAGLPLYGHDLSPAVSTIGADLGFAIQKRRREEGGFIGHARVLKELADGPGSKRVGLTITGRLPAREGAQIYAGDVLVGEVTSGGFAPSVGAPIAMGWVSLPHAAIGQALEIDVRGKRIAAEVAPMPFVSHRYRRKA; encoded by the coding sequence ATGTCCGGCAATGACGATATCGCCACCCTCGCCGAGGAACTGCCGCTGGAGGCCCTGCCGCTCGACGCCTGGCACCGTGCCCGCGGCGCGCGCATGGTCGGCTTTGCGGGCTATCATATGCCGATCCAATATGAAGGCATCATGGCCGAACATAGCTGGACCCGCGAACATGCCGGCCTGTTCGACGTCAGCCATATGGGCCAGCTCAGCTTTTCGGGCGAAGCTGTCGATGCAGCGCTCGAACATCTGCTGCCCAGCGACATCAAGGGGCTGAAGCCCTTCCGCCAGCGTTATTCGATGCTGCTCGACCAGGAAGGCGGCATCCTGGACGACCTGATGGTATCGCGCCTCGGCGATGGCGCGTTCGACGGCGCGGACATTTACATGGTCGTCAACGGCGCGACCAAATATGACGATATCGGCTGGATGATCGAACATCTGCCCGACGCCGTCGTCATGAACCACATGGCCGACCAGGCGCTGCTCGCCCTGCAAGGCCCGGAAGCGGGCGAAGCGCTGGCCGCGCTCATCCCGGAAACCGCCGACCTCCTCTTCATGCAGTCGGGCCAGTTCATCTGGCGCGGCGTCACGCTGTGGATCAGCCGTTCGGGCTATACCGGTGAGGACGGCTTCGAAATCAGCCTGCCCGCCGACGACGCGACCCTGCTTGCCGATGCGCTGTGCGCGTTGCCGCAGGTGAAGCCCATTGGCCTGGGCGCGCGCGACTCGCTGCGTCTGGAGGCGGGCCTGCCGCTCTACGGCCATGACCTTTCGCCCGCCGTCAGCACCATCGGCGCGGACCTGGGCTTCGCCATTCAAAAGCGCCGCCGCGAGGAGGGGGGCTTCATCGGCCATGCCCGCGTGTTGAAGGAACTGGCCGACGGTCCGGGATCGAAGCGCGTGGGCCTCACCATCACCGGCCGCCTGCCTGCGCGCGAAGGTGCGCAGATCTACGCTGGCGACGTCCTCGTCGGGGAAGTCACGTCGGGCGGCTTCGCGCCGTCGGTGGGCGCGCCGATCGCCATGGGCTGGGTCAGCCTGCCGCATGCCGCGATCGGCCAGGCGCTCGAAATCGACGTCCGGGGCAAACGCATCGCCGCTGAGGTTGCGCCGATGCCGTTCGTTTCCCATCGTTATCGCCGCAAGGCCTGA
- the gcvH gene encoding glycine cleavage system protein GcvH — protein sequence MSRYFTDEHEWIDVEGEIATVGITDYAQEQLGDIVFVELPAEGTNFDKGDDAAVVELVKAASDVYAPISGEVVESNSALEDEPALVNSDAEEDGWFFKLRIADTSELEGLMNEAAYKKFVAAL from the coding sequence ATGAGCCGTTATTTCACCGACGAACATGAATGGATCGATGTCGAGGGCGAAATCGCCACCGTGGGCATCACCGACTATGCGCAGGAACAGTTGGGCGACATCGTGTTCGTCGAACTGCCGGCCGAAGGCACCAATTTCGACAAGGGCGACGACGCCGCCGTCGTGGAATTGGTCAAGGCCGCCTCCGACGTCTATGCGCCGATTTCGGGCGAAGTGGTCGAATCCAACAGCGCGCTGGAAGACGAACCCGCGCTCGTGAACAGCGACGCGGAGGAGGATGGCTGGTTCTTCAAACTGCGCATCGCCGACACCAGCGAGCTGGAAGGCCTGATGAACGAAGCGGCCTACAAGAAGTTCGTGGCCGCGCTGTAA
- the gcvPA gene encoding aminomethyl-transferring glycine dehydrogenase subunit GcvPA, whose amino-acid sequence MRYLPLTDTDRQDMLAVIGASSIDDLFVDVPAEARLTDKIAGLPDHASELAVERHMAALARQNLSAGEAPFFLGAGAYKHHVPASVDHLIQRGEFLTAYTPYQPEIAQGTLQVLFEFQTQVARLLGCDVANASMYDGSTACWEAIVMARRITKRGKAILSSGLHPHYVSVANTMAKFTGDVLAHEAPTLDAATDIDALIAGIDKDTSCVVVQYPDILGRIADLTPLADAAHAVGALLVAVVTEPVALGAIKAPGAMGADIVVGEGQSIGVGLQFGGPYLGLFACKQKYVRQMPGRLCGETVDAAGKRGFVLTLSTREQHIRREKATSNICTNSGLCALAFSIHMTLLGERGLRELATLNHALACQAADRLSQVPGVTLVNDSFFNEFTLILSKDAREVVRTLADKGVLAGVSLGRLFPAAPQIGNGLVVAVTETVTPEDIEALAKALEEELV is encoded by the coding sequence ATGCGCTACCTACCCCTTACCGACACCGACCGGCAGGACATGCTGGCCGTCATCGGCGCATCCTCGATCGACGATCTGTTCGTGGACGTGCCTGCCGAAGCCCGCCTGACCGACAAGATCGCGGGCCTGCCCGATCACGCCAGCGAACTGGCGGTCGAACGTCACATGGCGGCGCTCGCGCGGCAAAATCTGTCGGCGGGGGAGGCGCCCTTCTTCCTGGGCGCGGGCGCGTACAAGCATCATGTCCCCGCCAGCGTCGATCATCTGATCCAGCGCGGCGAATTCCTGACCGCCTACACCCCCTATCAGCCCGAAATCGCGCAGGGCACGTTGCAGGTGCTGTTCGAATTCCAGACCCAGGTCGCGCGCCTGCTGGGCTGCGACGTCGCCAATGCGTCCATGTATGACGGCTCGACCGCCTGCTGGGAAGCGATCGTCATGGCCCGCCGCATCACCAAGCGCGGCAAGGCGATCCTGTCGTCGGGCCTTCACCCCCATTATGTGTCGGTCGCCAACACCATGGCGAAGTTCACCGGCGACGTGCTGGCGCATGAAGCCCCGACGCTGGACGCCGCGACCGACATCGACGCCCTGATCGCGGGCATCGACAAGGATACGAGCTGCGTCGTCGTCCAATATCCCGACATTCTCGGTCGCATCGCCGACCTGACCCCACTCGCCGACGCCGCCCATGCGGTGGGCGCGCTGCTGGTCGCGGTCGTCACCGAACCCGTCGCTCTTGGAGCCATCAAGGCACCTGGGGCTATGGGCGCGGATATCGTCGTGGGTGAAGGCCAGTCGATCGGCGTCGGCCTCCAGTTCGGCGGCCCCTATCTTGGCCTCTTCGCCTGCAAGCAGAAATATGTCCGCCAGATGCCGGGCCGCCTGTGCGGTGAGACGGTGGATGCCGCGGGGAAGCGCGGTTTCGTGCTGACCCTCTCGACCCGCGAGCAGCATATCCGGCGGGAGAAGGCCACGTCGAACATCTGCACCAACTCGGGCCTGTGCGCGCTCGCGTTCAGCATCCACATGACCCTGCTCGGCGAACGCGGCCTGCGCGAACTGGCGACCCTCAACCACGCCCTCGCTTGCCAGGCCGCCGATCGCCTGAGCCAGGTGCCGGGCGTCACGCTGGTCAACGACAGCTTCTTCAACGAATTCACCCTGATCCTGTCGAAGGATGCGCGCGAGGTCGTCCGCACCCTGGCCGACAAGGGCGTGCTGGCGGGCGTCTCGCTCGGCCGCCTGTTCCCGGCAGCGCCCCAGATCGGCAACGGCCTGGTCGTCGCCGTCACTGAAACGGTCACGCCGGAAGATATCGAAGCCCTGGCCAAGGCGCTTGAGGAGGAACTGGTATGA
- the gcvPB gene encoding aminomethyl-transferring glycine dehydrogenase subunit GcvPB, translating into MTMLKEGRPTTPVPVEEAHMSPATATGNRALMLEEALIFEIGSTDTTGVDFADAPNVASRLGALARTDAIGLPGLSEQETVRHYTRLSRQNYAIDLGLFPLGSCTMKHNPRLNEKVARMPGFADLHPLAPQSTVQGALGVINELAVWLIKLTGMHGVAMTPKAGAHGELCGLLCIRAALEARGDARQVVLVPESAHGTNPATAAFCGYRVEDIPATPEGRVDLEALKARLGPDVAAVMITNPNTCGLLERDMKTISDAVHAAGAFVYCDGANFNAIVGRVRPGDLGVDAMHINLHKTFSTPHGGGGPGSGPVVLSEALSPFGPLPYTARMADGTIHLIEEENVGEEMPQSFGRMSAFHGQMGMFTRALAYILSHGADGLRQVAEDAVLNANYILRSLDDVLDAPFGQSGPCMHEALFSDKGLAEGFTTLDIAKGLIDEGFHPMTMYFPLVVHGAMLVEPTETESKAALDQFIMALRSLAERAKAGDEALKGAPYHAPRRRLDETLAARKPILTWTDPALAQAAE; encoded by the coding sequence ATGACGATGCTCAAGGAAGGCCGCCCCACCACGCCAGTCCCTGTCGAGGAAGCCCATATGTCTCCGGCAACCGCCACCGGCAATCGCGCGCTGATGCTGGAAGAAGCCCTGATCTTCGAGATCGGATCGACCGACACCACCGGCGTAGACTTCGCGGACGCGCCCAACGTCGCCAGCCGCCTCGGCGCGCTCGCCCGCACCGACGCCATCGGCCTGCCGGGCCTGTCCGAACAGGAAACGGTGCGCCACTACACGCGTCTCAGCCGCCAGAACTACGCCATCGATCTCGGCCTGTTCCCACTCGGCTCCTGCACGATGAAGCATAATCCGCGCCTGAATGAAAAGGTCGCGCGGATGCCCGGTTTCGCCGACCTCCACCCGCTCGCCCCGCAATCGACGGTGCAGGGCGCGCTGGGCGTCATCAACGAACTGGCGGTCTGGCTCATCAAGCTGACCGGCATGCACGGCGTCGCCATGACGCCCAAGGCGGGCGCGCATGGTGAATTGTGCGGACTGCTCTGCATCCGCGCCGCGCTCGAAGCCCGCGGCGACGCGCGGCAGGTCGTGCTGGTCCCCGAAAGCGCCCACGGCACCAACCCCGCGACCGCCGCCTTCTGCGGCTACAGGGTGGAGGATATCCCCGCGACCCCCGAAGGGCGCGTGGACTTGGAGGCGCTCAAGGCGCGCCTCGGCCCGGACGTGGCGGCGGTGATGATCACCAACCCCAATACCTGCGGCCTGTTGGAACGCGACATGAAGACCATCTCCGACGCGGTCCACGCCGCCGGGGCCTTCGTCTATTGCGACGGCGCGAACTTCAACGCCATCGTCGGCCGGGTCCGTCCCGGCGACCTGGGCGTCGACGCGATGCACATCAACCTGCACAAGACCTTCTCCACGCCCCATGGCGGCGGTGGTCCCGGCTCCGGCCCGGTGGTATTGTCCGAAGCGCTCTCGCCCTTCGGGCCGCTGCCCTATACCGCGCGCATGGCGGACGGCACGATCCACCTCATAGAGGAGGAGAATGTCGGCGAGGAAATGCCGCAAAGCTTCGGTCGCATGTCCGCCTTCCACGGCCAGATGGGCATGTTCACGCGCGCGCTGGCCTATATCCTGTCTCATGGCGCGGACGGCCTGCGTCAGGTGGCGGAGGACGCCGTCCTCAACGCCAACTATATCCTGCGCAGCCTGGACGATGTGCTGGACGCGCCCTTTGGGCAAAGCGGCCCCTGCATGCATGAGGCGCTGTTCAGCGACAAGGGACTGGCCGAAGGCTTCACCACGCTCGACATCGCCAAGGGGCTGATCGACGAAGGCTTCCACCCGATGACCATGTATTTCCCGCTGGTCGTCCATGGCGCGATGCTGGTCGAACCGACCGAAACCGAAAGCAAGGCCGCGCTGGACCAGTTCATCATGGCCCTGCGCAGCCTCGCCGAACGCGCCAAGGCCGGGGACGAAGCGCTCAAGGGCGCACCCTACCACGCCCCGCGCCGCCGCCTCGACGAAACGCTCGCCGCGCGAAAGCCCATCCTGACCTGGACCGATCCGGCGCTGGCCCAGGCGGCGGAATGA
- a CDS encoding DUF938 domain-containing protein: protein MTDGPEPWQPGSDPAIAGKRFAPATERNRDAIAAVLRDALPPAGLVLEVASGSGEHAVHFAVSFPDLDWQPTDPDPTAINSIAAWREEARAPNLRAPIPLDAAADWPIAQAAAILCINMVHIAPWEATLGLFKGAGQALPPGGLLYLYGPYTRVGVETAPSNLTFDASLKARDPRWGLRRVEDVVAAAQAQGLRLDKLIAMPANNLSLLFRRRT from the coding sequence ATGACGGACGGGCCGGAACCCTGGCAACCGGGTTCCGACCCTGCCATAGCCGGAAAACGTTTCGCTCCCGCAACGGAACGCAATCGCGACGCGATCGCCGCCGTCCTGCGCGACGCCCTCCCACCCGCCGGCCTCGTGCTGGAGGTGGCGAGCGGGAGCGGCGAACATGCTGTCCATTTCGCTGTCTCTTTCCCCGATCTCGACTGGCAACCGACCGATCCCGATCCGACCGCGATCAACTCGATCGCCGCTTGGCGGGAAGAGGCGCGCGCGCCCAATCTGCGCGCCCCGATCCCGCTGGACGCGGCAGCCGACTGGCCGATCGCGCAGGCCGCCGCCATCCTCTGCATCAACATGGTCCACATCGCCCCATGGGAAGCGACGCTGGGATTGTTCAAGGGGGCAGGGCAGGCGCTGCCGCCCGGCGGCCTGCTCTATCTCTACGGCCCCTACACCCGCGTCGGCGTGGAGACCGCTCCCAGCAACCTGACCTTCGACGCCTCGCTCAAGGCTCGCGACCCGCGCTGGGGCCTGCGCCGAGTCGAGGATGTCGTCGCCGCGGCGCAGGCGCAGGGCTTGCGCTTGGACAAGCTGATCGCCATGCCTGCGAACAACCTGTCATTGCTTTTCAGGCGGCGGACTTGA
- a CDS encoding ATP-binding protein: protein MIDSDIHDGPFPVDPDGGWRGRVQRALPLLLAVLLVGSLGALLYNASQASRDHAQALAEQQNSFEVMALARGFEARMARAEVTLARYVISLDPDTGRLFQDQWRGAASQLKALTYATRGSGWQNGNVAALRYAFIARGKTLSEVGLRTTYDQKMAALARFHEAGKSQDLRRITALLDLVIKAENQRLRERSLAVTLAGDRSEWVGRTSRLVGLAMLVCILFGAWFAHVAYRERRSARRIADVETERADRLEAAVKARTAELSYAYEQLKEELAERAAAQDHLRQMQKMDAVGQLTGGIAHDFNNMLAVVVGGLELAKRKMRLQPEEASRHLDNAMEGANRASALTRRLLAFARSEPLLPSAVDPDALLSGMADLIDRTIGDQITVGFVQGASGWRIFVDQHQMENAILNLCVNARDAMDGRGRLTLATGQALLSDGEVGECAAGDYVTLCVTDDGCGMTPEVLARVFEPFFTTKPVGKGTGLGLSQIFGFVRQCGGEIRIESTPGRGSSVHLYLPRSALAEDAVRQRASFAHAPVEHPPARILVVEDDARVLNQTMAALAELGHLPIACDHPSKAAKLLASHGDVRLIVSDVMMPDMTGPEMVKALPARFQSLPVLFVTGYTGDANDSADFEGHAVLRKPYTLMALGQALTSALSELRHPAAAAAAE, encoded by the coding sequence ATGATCGACAGCGACATTCATGACGGTCCATTTCCTGTCGACCCGGACGGGGGCTGGCGCGGGCGGGTGCAGCGCGCCCTGCCATTGTTGCTGGCCGTCCTGCTGGTAGGGTCGCTGGGGGCACTGCTCTACAATGCCAGCCAAGCCTCGCGCGACCATGCGCAGGCCCTGGCCGAACAACAGAATAGTTTCGAGGTGATGGCGCTGGCGCGCGGGTTCGAGGCGCGGATGGCGCGGGCGGAGGTGACGCTGGCCCGCTATGTCATCAGCCTGGACCCCGATACCGGCCGCCTGTTCCAGGACCAGTGGCGCGGCGCGGCCAGCCAGTTGAAGGCATTGACCTACGCCACGCGCGGGTCCGGCTGGCAGAACGGCAATGTCGCGGCTTTGCGCTACGCCTTCATCGCGCGGGGCAAGACGCTGAGCGAAGTGGGCCTGCGCACGACGTACGACCAGAAGATGGCGGCGCTGGCCCGTTTCCATGAAGCCGGGAAGTCGCAGGATCTGCGGCGCATCACCGCCCTGCTCGACCTGGTCATCAAGGCCGAGAATCAGCGGTTGCGCGAACGCAGCCTGGCGGTGACGCTGGCGGGGGATCGCAGCGAATGGGTGGGCAGGACATCACGGCTGGTGGGCCTTGCGATGCTGGTATGCATCCTGTTCGGCGCCTGGTTCGCCCATGTCGCCTATCGCGAACGGCGCAGCGCGCGCCGGATAGCGGATGTGGAAACCGAGCGCGCCGACCGGCTGGAGGCGGCGGTCAAGGCGCGTACCGCAGAACTATCCTACGCCTATGAGCAGCTGAAAGAAGAATTGGCGGAGCGCGCGGCGGCGCAGGACCATCTGCGTCAGATGCAGAAGATGGATGCGGTGGGCCAGCTGACCGGTGGCATCGCGCATGATTTCAACAATATGCTGGCCGTCGTCGTCGGCGGGCTGGAACTGGCCAAGCGCAAGATGCGGTTGCAGCCCGAAGAGGCGAGTCGCCATCTGGACAATGCGATGGAGGGCGCGAACCGGGCGTCCGCGCTGACCCGCCGCCTGCTGGCCTTTGCCCGGTCGGAGCCTTTGTTGCCCAGCGCGGTCGATCCCGATGCGCTGCTGTCGGGCATGGCCGACCTGATCGACCGCACCATCGGCGACCAGATCACCGTCGGCTTCGTGCAGGGGGCCAGCGGCTGGCGCATCTTCGTCGACCAGCATCAGATGGAGAATGCGATCCTGAACCTGTGCGTCAATGCGCGCGATGCGATGGACGGACGCGGCCGGTTGACGCTGGCGACGGGACAGGCGTTGCTGTCCGATGGCGAGGTCGGCGAATGCGCGGCGGGCGATTATGTGACGCTGTGCGTGACCGACGATGGATGCGGCATGACGCCCGAGGTGCTGGCGCGAGTGTTCGAACCCTTTTTCACCACCAAGCCGGTGGGCAAGGGCACGGGCCTGGGCCTGAGCCAGATCTTCGGGTTCGTGCGCCAATGCGGTGGCGAGATCCGGATCGAATCGACACCGGGCCGGGGCAGCAGCGTACATCTCTATCTGCCGCGATCGGCGCTGGCGGAGGACGCCGTGCGCCAGCGTGCCAGTTTCGCGCATGCGCCGGTCGAACATCCCCCTGCCCGCATCCTGGTGGTCGAGGATGATGCGCGCGTGCTGAACCAGACCATGGCGGCGCTGGCGGAGCTGGGGCATCTGCCGATCGCCTGCGACCATCCGTCCAAGGCGGCCAAATTGCTGGCCAGTCATGGCGATGTGCGCCTGATCGTCAGCGATGTGATGATGCCCGACATGACCGGGCCGGAAATGGTGAAGGCACTGCCTGCCCGGTTCCAGAGCCTGCCGGTGCTGTTCGTCACCGGCTATACCGGCGATGCGAACGATAGTGCGGATTTCGAAGGGCATGCCGTGTTGCGCAAGCCCTATACGCTGATGGCGCTGGGGCAGGCTTTGACGAGCGCGCTCAGCGAATTGCGCCACCCCGCAGCAGCCGCGGCAGCAGAGTGA